Genomic DNA from Gammaproteobacteria bacterium:
GGCCAGGTGGTTATCGCCGGCCAGGCCGCCGCGGTGGAACGCGCCATTGCCGAAGCCGAGGCCCTGGGCGCCAAGCGCGCGGTCAAGCTCCCGGTAAGCGTGCCCTCGCACTGCGAGCTGATGCACGCCGCGGCCGACGAACTGGCGGCCAAGCTCGCCGACGTGAGCATCAAGGCGCCCAGCGTGCCCGTGGTTCACAACGCCGACGTGGCCGCCTATGACGACGCGGACCGGATCCGCGACGCCCTGAAACGCCAGCTTTTCAGCCCCGTACGCTGGGTGGAAACGGTGCGCATGATGACATCGAACGCCGATACGGCCGTGGTGGAATTCGGTCCGGGCAAGGTGCTCGCCGGCCTCAACCGGCGCATCGACCGCGCCATCCCGACCTATGCGGTGGCCGACCCGGACAGCCTCGAAAAGACATTGAACGAAATCAAGGGAGAATCCGCATGAGTCTTGCAGGTGAAATTGCGCTGGTCACCGGCGCCAGCCGCGGCATCGGCCGATCCATCGCCCTGGAGCTGGGGCGGCGCGGCGCCACCGTGATCGGCACGGCCACCAGCGAGCAGGGCGCCGAGGCGATCGCAGCGGCCCTGAGCGAAGCGGGCGTCCAGGGCACGGGCATGGTGCTAAACGTCACCGAGGCCCCCGCCATCGATGCCCTGATCAAGGAAGTGGGCGAACGTTTCGGAACGGTCACGGTCCTGGTAAATAATGCGGGCATCACCCGCGACAACCTGCTGATGCGCATGAAGGACGATGAATGGGATGCCATCATCAACACCAACCTCAGCTCCATCTACCGCACCAGCAAGGCCTGCCTGCGCGGCATGATGAAGGCCCGCAAGGGGCGTATCATCAATATCTCGTCCATCGTGGGTTCCACCGGCAACCCGGGCCAGTCCAACTACGCCGCCGCCAAGGCTGGCATTCTGGGCTTTTCCAAATCGCTGGCGCGTGAAGTCGGTTCGCGCGGCATCACGGTCAATACCGTCGCGCCGGGATTCATCGATACCGACATGACCCGCGCGCTGCCGGAGGCGCAGCGAGAGGCGCTGCTGAACCAGATCGCGCTGGGCCGTCTCGGCCAGCCGGAGGAGATTGCCCGTGTCGTCGCCTTCCTCGCTTCCGAGGATGCGAGCTACATTACGGGCGAGACCCTGCACGTCAACGGCGGCATGTACATGCCCTGAGCACGTCAACCAACATTAACTTGTTGTTGCAACTAATTGATTTAATTCATATTTTATGATCACCCCCCGCACTGGCATCTGGCATGGGAAAAACATTTCCGGGCGGCATGACAGGCGGGGTCGGGCGGTGTAGATTGAGCCGGTGCTTTTCTCTACAATACCCGCCGCAATGAAGCTGTAGATTCCGATCCTAGTAAAGGGGATAACTCGACCATGAGCAATATCGAAGAGCGCGTCAAAAAGATTGTTGCAGAGCAGCTTGGCGCGAAAGAAGAGGACATCAAGAACGAGGCATCTTTTGTCGACGACCTCGGCGCGGATTCTCTGGATACTGTTGAACTGGTGATGGCGCTCGAAGAGGAATTCGAGACTGAAATCCCCGATGAAGAAGCCGAGAAGATCACCACCGTTCAGCAGGCCATCGACTACGTAAACGCTCACTCCAGCTGAGCCTCCCACAGTCGAACCAGACAAACCGCAACCACTAAAGGTTGCGGTTTGTCTTTTGTATCCGCTCGCTAAGAATTATCTGCAGGAAAGGGCTCCACCTTGTCTAAACGTCGCGTTGTAGTGACCGGCATGGGTATCGTCTCGCCGGTCGGATCCACCATTAAGGGGGCCTGGGACAACATCACCGCAGGTCGCAGTGGTATCCGGGCAATCCCGCCCGAAGTTTTCGATGCCTCCGCGTTCAGTGTCCGCATCGCCGGCACGGCTGTGGGTTTCGACGTCAACGACTATCTGCCCGTCAAGGAGCAGAAAAAGATGGACCCCTTCATCCACTACGGCATCGGCGCCGCGGTGGACGCCATGCGTGACGCCGGCATCGAGGTCACCGAAGAAAACGCCGATCGCATCGGCGTTTCAATCGGCTCGGGCATCGGCGGCGTGGGCACCATCGAGCGCAACACCCGAGCCTATCTCGAAGGCGGTCCGCGCAAGATTTCGCCTTTCTTCGTGCCCAGCAGCATCATCAACATGATCTCCGGCAACCTGTCGATCATGATGGGCCTGAAGGGCCCCAACACCGCGCTGGTCACCGCCTGCGCCACGGGCACCCACAGCATCGGCGAAGCGGCCCGCATGATCGGTTACGGCGACGCCGACGTCATGATCGCCGGCGGCGCCGAGATGGCCACCACGCCATTGGGCCTCGGCGGCTTCGCGGCAGCCCGTGCGCTGTCCACGCGCAACGACGAACCGGAACGCGCCAGCCGCCCCTGGGACAAGGACCGCGACGGTTTCGTGCTGGGCGACGGCGCCGGCGTGCTGGTACTCGAAGAGTACGAACAGGCCAAGGCCCGCGGCGCGAACATCTATTGCGAAGTGGTCGGCTTCGGCCTGTCGGGCGATGCCTACCACATGACCCAGCCGGGCGGTGGCGGTGCCGTCCGCTGCATGCACCATGCCCTGCGCGATGCCGGCCTGAACCCCGATCAGGTCGATTACATCAACGCCCATGGCACCTCCACGCCGGTCGGTGACAAGGCCGAAAGCGATTCGGTCAAGGCGACCTTCGGCGACTATGCCCACAAGCTGGCGGTCAGCTCGACCAAGTCCATGACCGGCCACCTGCTGGGCGCAGCCGGCGGCATCGAGGCCGTATTCAGTATCCTGGCGATCCGCGACCAGGTTGCACCGCCGACTATCAACCTGGAGAACCAGGACCCGGAATGCGACCTGGATTTCGTGCCGAACACCGCGCGCGAGATGAAAATCGACGTCGCGCTCTCCAACTCGTTCGGTTTCGGCGGCACCAACGGTACACTGGTATTTCGCAAGATCTGAAGCTTTCCGGGGCTGAATCCCGGCCCCTGATTCATCCGCTCGGGGACAGGCCGAACCTGCTCGAGCTGCATCGCCGACACCCCGAACGCTATCCCGCCTTGCTGCAAAGCGTGCTGCACGGCACGCCGCAGGCGCGTTTCGATATCCTTTTCGCCTGTCCCGGCGAAGCCCTGACGCTCACGACTGCGGGGCTCGAATCACCGTCCGGCATCGCCGCCGCTTCGTTCACCGATGCCCTCGACCGCTGGTGGCAATCGCAGCGTCTCACCATGGAGGACGACAGCGGACTGCCGTTTCGCGGCGGCTGGTTGCTGTTCCTGGGCTATGAGCTGGCAGGCGAGATCGAACCCTGCCTCGACCTGCCCCCCGATCCCGACGGCCTGCCGGTAGCGCTCGCCCTGCGTATCCCGGGCGCGCTCGTCCATGACCATGCACGCGACACGACCTACATCGTCGGCGAGCCGGGCGAAACGGGGCTTGTTCATACTATCCGCTCGGACCTCGGGGCATTGCAGACCCGACCACCGGCACCGCTGCGCGACAACCCGCCGGATATCGACCTTGCCGAGGCGGCGCCGGTGGAATACCTGCAGGGTGTGGAGCACATCAAGCGATACATCCGCGAGGGCGACGTGTTCCAGGTCAACCTGTCGCGCCGCTGGACAGGGGAACTCGAAGCGGGGTATGAGGATGCCGCCCTGTATGCCCGTTTATGCCGCAGCAATCCGGCGCCTTTCGCCGGCTTGTGGCGGCACGAGGATTTCGCCATTCTCAGTTCCTCGCCTGAACGGCTGGTGGCGGTTCGCAATCGCATCGCCTCCACCCGGCCCATCGCCGGCACCCGGCGGCGGGGCGGGGACGAATGCGAGGACGCGGCACTGACGCAGGAACTGACCGCTCACCCCAAGGAGTGCGCCGAACACGTGATGCTGATCGACCTGGAACGCAACGACCTGGGCCGTGTCTCCCAACCGGGGACGGTCGACGTCGACGAACTCATGATCGTCGAGCGTTACGCTCATGTGCAGCACATCGTGTCCAACGTGAGCGGCCGTTTAAGAGACGACGTCACCCCCGGACAGGTGATCCGTGCCCTGTTTCCCGGCGGCACCATCACCGGCTGCCCCAAGGTACGCTGCATGGAAATCATCGCGGAACTGGAAGGCGAGGGGCGGGGCGCCTATACCGGCTCGCTCGGCTATTTGAACCGCAACGGCGACATGGACCTGAACATCCTGATCCGGACCTTCGTCCGGCACGGCAACCGGCTTTCCCTGCGCACGGGCGCCGGCATCGTGGCCGACTCCGATCCCGAGGCGGAACTCCAGGAAACCCGCCACAAGGCCGAAGGGCTGTTACGCGCACTGGCATGAACACGCTGCTCAACGGACAACCGGCGGACGCGCTGAACCTTTCCGACCGAGGCCTGCAATACGGCGACGGACTGTTCGAAACCATCGCGGTACACGGCGGCGAGCCCGCTCGCTGGGATGCCCACATGGCCCGTCTGGCGGAAGGCTGCCGGCGCCTGGGCCTGCCCCTGCCGCCAATGCAAACCCTGCACGAAGAGGCCCTGGGCCTGTGCCGCGATGAGGAACGGGCAGTGCTCAAGCTGATCTGGACCCGCGGCAGCGGCGGCCGCGGCTACCGGCCGCCACCGGATCCGCGGCCGACCCGTATCCTGAGCCTGCATCCCTGGCCCGACCATCCCGCCGCCTATGCGGAGCGGGGCATCGAAGCCTGTATCTGTCAGACCCGCCTGCCGAACGATCCGCTGCTGGCCGGGGTCAAACATCTCAACCGGCTGCATCAGGTCCTCGCGCGCGGCGAATGGCAGGACGAATACCAGGAAGGCGTCATGCTGGATACGCAGGGGCAGGTCGTGGAAGGCACCATGAGCAACCTGTTCATCCTCGACGGGCAGGGCTTTTCCACGCCCGACCTGAGCACCGCCGGGGTTGCCGGCATCACCCGGGCACGTCTCATCGAACACCTGGAAGACTGTAAAATACGCCCCATCATGATCGAGGAATTGCACCAGGCTCGCGCCGTCTTTTTTTGCAACACCATCATCGGCATCTGGCCCGTCAACCGGCTTGCCGGACAGCCACTGACTCGTGGTCGCGGGTGGCGCGGTGACCCTGGTGCGTTATGCGGACACCCGCATCGAGGTGCCGCAAAAGCGTGTCGTCGTGACCGTGGAGCGGGGCAAGACCCTGCGCCAGGTCGCCGCCGAACTGCACCGCCGGGGCATCATCGCCAAACCGCTGCTGTGGCGGCTGCTGGCCCGTCTGCAGGGCAAGTCCGGCCAGATCAAGGCCGGCGACTACGCCATCGAGACCGGCATGACGCCGCAGCTCATCCTGGACCACCTCGTGTCCGGCATCAGCGTGCAATACAGCCTCACCATCCCCGAGGGCTGGACCTATCACGAGCTGATGACCGCGGTGGAGCACGACCCCAATCTCAAACACACCCTGAACCCGGACGACCTGAAAGGGTTGCTCGCCAGACTGGGCGGCCCGGCACAGGACAACCCCGAAGGCTGGTTCTATCCGGACACCTATTTCTTTCCGCGCGGCACGACCGACGTCGAATTCCTCAAGCGCGGCTATGACATGATGAAACGGCGCCTGGACAAGGAGTGGGCCGAGCGCTCCCAGGGCCTGCCGATCAAGACGCCTTACCAGGCGCTGATACTGGCCTCCATCGTCGAAAAGGAAACCGGTGCCAAGGAGGAGCGCCCGATGATCGCCGCGGTGTTCGTCAACCGGCTCGAAAAGGGCATGCGCCTGCAAAGCGAC
This window encodes:
- the fabG gene encoding 3-oxoacyl-ACP reductase FabG, giving the protein MSLAGEIALVTGASRGIGRSIALELGRRGATVIGTATSEQGAEAIAAALSEAGVQGTGMVLNVTEAPAIDALIKEVGERFGTVTVLVNNAGITRDNLLMRMKDDEWDAIINTNLSSIYRTSKACLRGMMKARKGRIINISSIVGSTGNPGQSNYAAAKAGILGFSKSLAREVGSRGITVNTVAPGFIDTDMTRALPEAQREALLNQIALGRLGQPEEIARVVAFLASEDASYITGETLHVNGGMYMP
- the acpP gene encoding acyl carrier protein, with protein sequence MSNIEERVKKIVAEQLGAKEEDIKNEASFVDDLGADSLDTVELVMALEEEFETEIPDEEAEKITTVQQAIDYVNAHSS
- the fabF gene encoding beta-ketoacyl-ACP synthase II; its protein translation is MSKRRVVVTGMGIVSPVGSTIKGAWDNITAGRSGIRAIPPEVFDASAFSVRIAGTAVGFDVNDYLPVKEQKKMDPFIHYGIGAAVDAMRDAGIEVTEENADRIGVSIGSGIGGVGTIERNTRAYLEGGPRKISPFFVPSSIINMISGNLSIMMGLKGPNTALVTACATGTHSIGEAARMIGYGDADVMIAGGAEMATTPLGLGGFAAARALSTRNDEPERASRPWDKDRDGFVLGDGAGVLVLEEYEQAKARGANIYCEVVGFGLSGDAYHMTQPGGGGAVRCMHHALRDAGLNPDQVDYINAHGTSTPVGDKAESDSVKATFGDYAHKLAVSSTKSMTGHLLGAAGGIEAVFSILAIRDQVAPPTINLENQDPECDLDFVPNTAREMKIDVALSNSFGFGGTNGTLVFRKI
- a CDS encoding aminodeoxychorismate synthase component I; translated protein: MIHPLGDRPNLLELHRRHPERYPALLQSVLHGTPQARFDILFACPGEALTLTTAGLESPSGIAAASFTDALDRWWQSQRLTMEDDSGLPFRGGWLLFLGYELAGEIEPCLDLPPDPDGLPVALALRIPGALVHDHARDTTYIVGEPGETGLVHTIRSDLGALQTRPPAPLRDNPPDIDLAEAAPVEYLQGVEHIKRYIREGDVFQVNLSRRWTGELEAGYEDAALYARLCRSNPAPFAGLWRHEDFAILSSSPERLVAVRNRIASTRPIAGTRRRGGDECEDAALTQELTAHPKECAEHVMLIDLERNDLGRVSQPGTVDVDELMIVERYAHVQHIVSNVSGRLRDDVTPGQVIRALFPGGTITGCPKVRCMEIIAELEGEGRGAYTGSLGYLNRNGDMDLNILIRTFVRHGNRLSLRTGAGIVADSDPEAELQETRHKAEGLLRALA
- the mltG gene encoding endolytic transglycosylase MltG, whose amino-acid sequence is MVAGGAVTLVRYADTRIEVPQKRVVVTVERGKTLRQVAAELHRRGIIAKPLLWRLLARLQGKSGQIKAGDYAIETGMTPQLILDHLVSGISVQYSLTIPEGWTYHELMTAVEHDPNLKHTLNPDDLKGLLARLGGPAQDNPEGWFYPDTYFFPRGTTDVEFLKRGYDMMKRRLDKEWAERSQGLPIKTPYQALILASIVEKETGAKEERPMIAAVFVNRLEKGMRLQSDPTVIYGMGSKYDGNIRVSDLEHDTPYNTYTRKGLPPTPIALPSGDAIHAVLHPAHSNALYFVAMGGGRHYFSDTYAEHKKAVIKYLLGGNASRYQGH